The genomic interval GCAGGGGATTGACTACTTCACCATTCACGCGGGCGTGCTGAAAAAGGACATTCCTGCCGCCAAAGAGCGCAAGCTCGGCATCGTCAGCCGCGGTGGTTCCATTATGGCCAAATGGATGGTCGATAACGATGAGGAAAACTTCCTCTACACCCATTTTCGCGAAATCTGTGAAATCATGAGGGCCTACGATATCACCTTTTCACTGGGCGACGGTATGCGGCCGGGCTGTATTGCCGATGCCAACGACGAAGCGCAGCTGTCCGAGCTGAAGATACTCGGCAAGCTGACGAAGATTGCGTGGGAATACGGCTGTCAGGTGATGATTGAGGGTCCGGGCCATGTGCCGCTCGATAAAATCAAGGTCAATATGGATAAGCAGCTTGAAGACTGTTACGAAGCACCGTTCTATACGCTCGGTCCGCTGGTGACCGATATTGCCGCCGGCTATGACCACATCAATTCCGCCATCGGCGGTGCGGTGATCGGCTGGTACGGCACGTCGATGCTCTGTTATGTCACGCCGAAGGAACACCTTGGTCTGCCGAACCGCGACGATGTGAAAGAGGGGGTCATTGTGCATAAAATCGCCGCTCATGCCGCAGACCTCGCAAAAGGCGTTCCCGGGGCGATGGAGTGGGACGAAGCAATGCGCAAAGCGCGCGGTGAATTCCGCTGGGTGGACCAGTTCAATCTCACGTTTGATCCGTTGCGGGCCAAGCAGTATCGGCTGGAGTCATTGCCGGAAGAGGAGCGTGATAAAACCGACCAGCATTACTGTTCCATGTGTGGTGAGCGGTATTGTTCCATGCGGATTTCTGCGCAGATTCGGAAATCCTAGTTTTCCGGGCGGTGGATACTCAGCGGTGAAGCTCGTTGATCTTTGCAAGCTCTGCCGCACCGGGGCAGAGCTTTTCTTCATCAAGATCACGCAGCGGAGTCGTCGTTGTGTTCATGGTTTCGTGAATCTCCTGTGAGCCTTCATCCATGAAGAGAATGCCGGTGAGCACTTTGTCCTGCGCCTTATATTCCTGCATCATCGTCAGGGCGGAAGTACGGCTGTGCACATCGTGTTTGGAGTCCATTTTGTGCAGGTTGATCATGGAGCCGTCATGCATAGTGACATGCTCGTCGGTGCCTTCGTCATATTCAGCAGTGATTTCCTCCGCATGGGGCACATAGTCCACGGTGTTGGTGGAGGCCATATGCTGGCGGATGTAATCGTAGGCTTTGGTGGAACCCGGCACATTGTTGAATGTGACACACGGTGAGATTACATTAATGAAAGCGAATCCTTTATGGGCAATTGCCGCCTGGATAATCGGGATCAGCTGTTCTTTGTCCCCGGAGAAGCTGTTAGCCACAAAGGTGGCTCCGAGCTGCAGCGCAATAGCGCAGAGGTCAATTGGTTCAAGAGCATTGGGCTCGCCTTTTTTGGATCTTGATCCGATATCCGTGGTGGCGGAATCCTGCCCTTTGGTGAGTCCGTAGACGCCGTTGTTTTCGCAGATGTACACCATATTGACGTTGCGGCGTACGGCGTGAACAAACTGGCCCATGCCGATCGAAGCGGTGTCGCCGTCTCCGGAGACGCCGATGTAGATCAGCTCGCGGTTGGCCATATTGGCCCCGGTAGCCACGGAGGGCATTCGGCCGTGAACCGAGTTGAATCCATGCGAATTGCCGAGAAAGTAGGTCGGTGTTTTCGATGAACAGCCGATGCCGGAGAGTTTGGCCACACGATGGGGAGGGATCGACATTTCAAAGCAGGCCTCGATAATGGCATTGCTGATCGAATCGTGACCACAGCCGGCGCACAGTGTGGAAACGGCGCCTTCATAATCTTTAGTAGTATAGCCCAGGTCGTTTTTGGGCAGGTTCGGATGGCGGAATGCCGGAATTTTATAGCTCATGATCAGCTCCTAGTAAAAACGACTGCGGCGGCGCGGTGAAGTGGTGGTCTGCAGAATCCAGTCGCGGATTTCATGACGGATGAAGCGGGCGGTAATGGGGCTGCCGTCGTAGTGCAGCAGCGGAACGAGGCGTTCCGGATCAAAATCATATTCATTGATCAGCAGGGTACGCATCTGGGCATCGCGGTTCTGTTCGACCACGAAGACATATTCATGCTCTTCAATAAACTGTCCGACTTCATCGGAAAACGGAAACGCCTGTATACCCATGCTGTCGAGAGAAATACCATGCAGGCTGTTCAGGTGGTGCAGGGCTTCCAGCGTTGCAGCTTCAGAGGTGCCATAGTGGATTACACCGACTGTGCACGGTTTGTTGGTTTTGCGGATGATCGGTTTCGGGACGTATTTGCTGGCGGTTTTCCATTTTTTCTGGAGGCGCTCCATGTTTTCAACGTATTTTTCGCCGATTTCAGTATAAATTGCATATTCGTCTTTTGAGGTGCCGCGCGTGAAAAAAGATCCTTTGGTCGGATGGGTTCCCGGATAAGTGCGGTAGGGTATGCCGTCGCCATCCACATCCAGATAACGTCCGAAACGCTCGGTCATCTTCTCCAGATCCTCTCTGGTGTAGACTTTGCCCCGGTCATATTTCCGGGCATCGTCCCATTCGAACGGATCGGACATGTTGTCATTCATTCCGAGGTCAAGGTCGGAAAGGAGAATGACCGGGGTCTGGAACCGTTCCGCCAGATCAAACGCTTTGGCGGTATATTCAAAGCATTCTTTGGGGGTTGACGGGTAGAGACAGATGTGTTTCGTGTCGCCGTGCGAGGCATAGGCCGCGGCCAGTACGTCCGACTGCTGCGTGCGCGTCGGCATTCCGGTGGAGGGGCCCGCGCGTTGGACATCGATCAATACCGAGGGAATTTCGGCAAAATAAGCCAATCCCAGAAATTCGTTCATGAGCGAAAGCCCGGGGCCGCTGGTGGCGGTGAAAGCGCGCGATCCGTTCCAGGAGGCGCCGATTACCATGCCGATTGCCGCCAGTTCGTCTTCAGCCTGAATAATTGCGTAGTTTTTGCGGCCGGTTTCCGGGTCTATACGGAATTTGCGGCAGTAGCGTGCAAAGTTGTCGATGATGGAGGTGGAGGGGGTGATGGGATACCAGCCCGCCATGGTGGCACCGCCGTAAACCGCGCCGAGGCCGCAGGCTTCGTTGCCGTCAATCAGGATTTTGCTGCCCACGTTATCGCGACGTTCAATCCGGTAGGCAATGGGGCAGTCATGCATTTCTCTGGCCATATTATAGCCGGTGGTGACTGCGTTGACGTTGGGTTCGATCAGCTTCTCTTTCCCTTTAAACTGATCGCTGATCAACTGTTTAAAAACATCAAGTTCCATATCGAACAGAGCGGCGAGTGCGCCGACATACATGATGTTGCGGAAGAGCTGGCGGTGGCGGGGATCGTCATACAGTTCCCGGCATTTTTCGGTCAGAGGAATACCGATAAAGTCGATATCATCGCGACGCAGCGATGGCGGCAGCTGTTTGGTGGAGTCATAAACAAAGTAGCCGCCTTTTTCCACTTCGTTAATATCACGCTCCATGCTTTGCGGGTTCATGCCGACCATAATGTCGATGCCGCCACGGCGGCCGAGAAAACCGTTTTCGTTGATGCGCACTTCGTACCACGTGGGCAGGCCCTGAATATTCGAGGGAAAAATGTTTTTAGGACTGATCGGAATACCCATACGGAAAACGGCGCGACTGAACAGCTTGTTTGCGCTGGCCGAGCCGGTACCGTTGACGTTGGCAAATTTAATGACAAATTTATTGATGATGATGTCGCGTTTCATTGCTGTGGCTCACTTCCAGGGGTTGGAAATCATTTCGCTTCTTCGTTTTTCCGGTCGTAGGACTTGGGGGCCATATAGAGGAATTTCTGCATATCCCAGGCTGAGGTGGGGCAGCGTTCCGCGCACAGCCCGCAATGCAGGCATACATCCTCGTCTTTCACCATCACACGGCCGGTCTTCAGGGTTTCCGAAACAAAAATCGGCTGTCCGAGATTCAGTGCCGGAACGGTCAGACTGCGACGGAGTTCCGCCTCTTCTTTATTCTGTGTAAAGGTGAGGCAGTCGACCGGGCAGATGTCGATACAGCCGTCGCATTCGATACATTTTTCTGCGGTAAATACGGTTTCGACATCGCAGTTGAGGCAGCGTTCCGCTTCCTCGAATGCAGTTTGGGGATCAAATCCGAGTTCCACTTCAATCGTATGGCTTTTGATGGCTTCCTGCAGATCAAGGTGGGGCACGGCATGCCGTTCCTCTTCGGTGACCGAGCTGGCGTAGCTCCAGTCGTGAATACCCATTTTCTGACTCAGGAGGTTTGTGCTCGGATCCGGCCGGTCTCTCAGGTCTTTACCGTGAAGGAACATATCAATTGAAAGTGCGGCCTGATGGCCCTGTGCAACGGCTGTGATGATATTCTTGGGGCCGAAGGCGGCATCTCCGCCGAAAAATACCATAGGGTTGCTTGATTGATAGGTCACGTCGTCCACGATGGCCATATCGCGTTCATTAAAATCAATGCCGATATCGCGTTCAATCCAGGGGAATGCGTTGGCCTGGCCGATCGCCAGCAGCACCAGACTGCAGGGGATGGTCTCCTTACGCCCGACCGGAGTGAATATTTCGCGACCATCTTCATCGATGGAATAATCGATGACTTCAAACTTCATGGCTTTCAGTTCGCCGTCTTCCACAACGTATTCAAGCGGGTTATGGTTTTCAATAATCGGAATACCTTCGGCCTGCGTATCTTCAATTTCCCACGGCGAAGCTACCATG from Verrucomicrobia bacterium S94 carries:
- a CDS encoding 4Fe-4S dicluster domain-containing protein, producing the protein MKPTDTSHPEYFHKVVDCQYACPAHTPVPEYIRLIAAGRYTDAYMINWESNVFPGILGRTCDRPCEPACRRGRIEEKPVAICRLKRVCADMKEDIRDRLPEIPETKNGFKLAVIGAGPSSLTVCRDLMPLGYEIDLFEATSNAGGFMRQQIPSFRLPEEVIEEETGYILNMGVNAHFNTRIESMKALIDKGYDAVFVGTGAPTGRQLKLPGWEKDGGKKILVGVQWLAQVAFGHVTSAPEDVIVIGGGNTAMDCCRTALRLGAKNVKVVLRTPISAMVASPWEIEDTQAEGIPIIENHNPLEYVVEDGELKAMKFEVIDYSIDEDGREIFTPVGRKETIPCSLVLLAIGQANAFPWIERDIGIDFNERDMAIVDDVTYQSSNPMVFFGGDAAFGPKNIITAVAQGHQAALSIDMFLHGKDLRDRPDPSTNLLSQKMGIHDWSYASSVTEEERHAVPHLDLQEAIKSHTIEVELGFDPQTAFEEAERCLNCDVETVFTAEKCIECDGCIDICPVDCLTFTQNKEEAELRRSLTVPALNLGQPIFVSETLKTGRVMVKDEDVCLHCGLCAERCPTSAWDMQKFLYMAPKSYDRKNEEAK
- a CDS encoding 2-oxoacid:ferredoxin oxidoreductase subunit beta; this encodes MSYKIPAFRHPNLPKNDLGYTTKDYEGAVSTLCAGCGHDSISNAIIEACFEMSIPPHRVAKLSGIGCSSKTPTYFLGNSHGFNSVHGRMPSVATGANMANRELIYIGVSGDGDTASIGMGQFVHAVRRNVNMVYICENNGVYGLTKGQDSATTDIGSRSKKGEPNALEPIDLCAIALQLGATFVANSFSGDKEQLIPIIQAAIAHKGFAFINVISPCVTFNNVPGSTKAYDYIRQHMASTNTVDYVPHAEEITAEYDEGTDEHVTMHDGSMINLHKMDSKHDVHSRTSALTMMQEYKAQDKVLTGILFMDEGSQEIHETMNTTTTPLRDLDEEKLCPGAAELAKINELHR
- a CDS encoding 2-oxoacid:acceptor oxidoreductase subunit alpha; the protein is MKRDIIINKFVIKFANVNGTGSASANKLFSRAVFRMGIPISPKNIFPSNIQGLPTWYEVRINENGFLGRRGGIDIMVGMNPQSMERDINEVEKGGYFVYDSTKQLPPSLRRDDIDFIGIPLTEKCRELYDDPRHRQLFRNIMYVGALAALFDMELDVFKQLISDQFKGKEKLIEPNVNAVTTGYNMAREMHDCPIAYRIERRDNVGSKILIDGNEACGLGAVYGGATMAGWYPITPSTSIIDNFARYCRKFRIDPETGRKNYAIIQAEDELAAIGMVIGASWNGSRAFTATSGPGLSLMNEFLGLAYFAEIPSVLIDVQRAGPSTGMPTRTQQSDVLAAAYASHGDTKHICLYPSTPKECFEYTAKAFDLAERFQTPVILLSDLDLGMNDNMSDPFEWDDARKYDRGKVYTREDLEKMTERFGRYLDVDGDGIPYRTYPGTHPTKGSFFTRGTSKDEYAIYTEIGEKYVENMERLQKKWKTASKYVPKPIIRKTNKPCTVGVIHYGTSEAATLEALHHLNSLHGISLDSMGIQAFPFSDEVGQFIEEHEYVFVVEQNRDAQMRTLLINEYDFDPERLVPLLHYDGSPITARFIRHEIRDWILQTTTSPRRRSRFY
- the thiC gene encoding phosphomethylpyrimidine synthase ThiC, giving the protein MKDWWCILSGYGKYFPRSEKVYVEGSRPDIRVPFRKIKLHGDNEDLSVYDVSGPYTDASYEPDLKQGLPAIREQWIAERGDVEPHTAGVKILTNPEKAFKGLQRQPLRAKEGVSVTQLTYAKNGVITPEMEFVAIRERVEAEFVREEVAAGRAVIPLNINHPEAEPMIIGRKFKTKINANIGNSALGSSIEEEVEKMRWATLWGADTVMDLSTGTDIHDTREWIVRNSPTPIGTVPLYQALKKIDDNAEGLCWELYRDTLIEQAEQGIDYFTIHAGVLKKDIPAAKERKLGIVSRGGSIMAKWMVDNDEENFLYTHFREICEIMRAYDITFSLGDGMRPGCIADANDEAQLSELKILGKLTKIAWEYGCQVMIEGPGHVPLDKIKVNMDKQLEDCYEAPFYTLGPLVTDIAAGYDHINSAIGGAVIGWYGTSMLCYVTPKEHLGLPNRDDVKEGVIVHKIAAHAADLAKGVPGAMEWDEAMRKARGEFRWVDQFNLTFDPLRAKQYRLESLPEEERDKTDQHYCSMCGERYCSMRISAQIRKS